The Candidatus Bathyarchaeia archaeon DNA segment GCAGAGGGCGCCGATATGAGAAACTGTTGCCTCTGCACTCTCGGGAAAACGCCCCGCCTTCACCACTACGATAGGTTTGGCTCTAGCGAATCCTCTAGAAGCACTCATAAATTTCCGCGCGTCTGTGACACACTCAATGTAGAGTATGATGCTTCGTGTTTGAACATCATTTCCGAAATAATCAATCAAGTCTCCAAGATCTACGTCAATCATTGAGCCTGTAGAGACTACGGCACTGAAACCAATATTTGCTTCAGCAGCCCAATCTAGCACTGAAGCACATAACGCTGCACTTTGAGAAATGAACGCTATTCTTCCAGGCATGGCTGTTTTATTTGCAAACGTAGCGTTTAGTTTGATTTTTGGTCGCATTATTCCAAGGCTGTTTGGCCCGATGATTCGCATGCTGTATTTATTTTTGAGTTCAAGAATTTGGTTCTCGAGTGCTTCTCCTTCTTTTCCTGTTTCTCTAAAACCAGCCGAAATAATGATTGCTCCCGCTACGCCAGCTTTTCCACATTCTTCTACGATTTGCGGAACCGTATGCGCCGGAGTTGCAATTACTGCAAGGTCTATTTGCCACGGAATTTTAGTGACGCTTGGGTAGGCAGTGATGCCTTGAACCGTGGGTCTGAAAGGGTTAACAGGATAAACTACTCCAGTGTAGCCTACACCAACCAAATTTTGTATAAGCCTGGCGCCAACTGAGCCCTCCTCGTCGCTTGCGCCTATTACTGCAATTCTTTTAGGATTGAAGATTTTGTCAAGATTTTCAGTGCCCATCCTCTCGCCCTCCATTCTTTGCAGAATGCGCCCTTCACATGTTAGTATATACGATACATATTCTTTAAAGTATTCCTAAATGACCTATACCAGAAGAAACTAGACCGCTTATTTCAACATCACATTTTACAGCTTTAGGGATAAATTCTAGTGATTGTCCTAGGGAAAGGAATTGCTTCCCGTATGTGCTTTAGTTTACATATCCACATAACAGTTCTTTCAAGTCCCAATCCAAACCCGGAGTGAGGCACTGAGCCGTACCTTCTTAAATCTAAATACCATTCGTAAGCCTTCTTAGGCAAGCCGAACTCTTCTATTCTTTGTTCAAGCAGTTTTAAATCGTGAATTCTTTCGCTTCCTCCAATTATTTCGCCGTAGCCTTCAGGAGCCATCAAATCAGCGCAAAGCGCAACTTCAGGATTTTTCGGGTCAGGTTGCATGTAGAAGGCTTTGACTTTTGCTGGGTATCTGTGAACGAAGACAGGTTTTTCAAATTTTAATGAAATGAATCTTTCATGAGGTGCTCCCAAATCTTCTCCCCATTGTATTGGGCATTTGGCTTTCTGCAGCATCTCTATTGCTTCCGTGTAGCTGATTCTTTCGAAAGGAGGCTCAACTTTTTCCAGAGGCTTTAAGTCTCTCTTTAAGGCTTCCAGTTCTCGCTTTCTTTTTTCCAAGACTGTTTTCACTATATATGTGACTAATTCTTCTTGAAGCTTCAAATTATCCTCAAAAGTGTAGAATGCCATTTCAGGCTCAAGCATCCAGAACTCTGTTAAATGCCGTGGAGTTTTTGATTTTTCAGCTCGAAAGGTTGGTCCGAAACAGTAAACTTTGCCAAACGCGGCGATTGTAGCTTCAACATAAAGCTGTCCGCTTTGTGTTAGGAATGCTTTGTCGCCGAAATATGGAACTTCAAAAAGAGTTGCAACGCCCTCTACGGCGGCTGGGGTGAGAATTGGAGAATCCGTTAAGGTGAAACCTCTTTCATCCAAGAAATCTCTGCATGCTTTCACGATTTCAGCTCTCACTTTCAATATAGCAACTTGCCTTGGGCTTCGAACCCATAATTGTCGAAAGCCAAGTAAGAAATCGATGCCGTGTTCCTTCTTGCCTAATGGATATTCTGGTTCTGCTAAATGGATAATTTGTAAATCCTTAATTCTTATTTCGTAGCCGCCTGGTGCTCTTTTGTCCTCCTTAACTACGCCTTTAATTATGATGGATGATTCTTGTGTTAGTTTGTCAGCGTCGCTGAAAACTTTCTTAGAGACTTCGTCTTTGTGAACTGTGGCTTGTATTGTTCCAGTTCCGTCTCGCACCATCAAAAACTGGACTCCGCCGCCGGAACGTTTTGTAACTAGCCAGCCCTTTATCTCAACTTCTTTTTCGGTTAGTTTTCCGTCTAATATATCGCTAACGCTCATGTGCAAGCACCTTCTTCAAAACTTACGGAGTAGATGCTTATAAATCCAAAAGAAGATTCAGCTTTTTCAGGTGAAGTTAAAACGTTCACCGTGCAAATTTAGCACCTTACAACCCTAATTGCATCTTTAATTTTAAACGTTTCGTTTTCAATAATAACTTTCTTGTTAAAAGTAAGGTGAATAATAAATTGCCGCCACACAATTCTTAAATCTCTAACATTTGGCAATACTACGTGAAGAAGAATGCATATTATGGAAAAACACAATCAAAAACTGTTAATTCTGAAAATTTCGACAGTCGCAATAATGAGCGTAGTCTTTGTAGAAGTTATCTTGGGCTTTATTGTTGGAAGTTTAGCAATTCTAAGTGATGGCGCTCATGCGTTGTTAGATGCCATATCCATGTTTGTGCTCGTAATTGCGACAAGAGCTTCGCTTAAACCGCCAGACGAGGAGCACATGTATGGGCATGAAAAAATTGAGCCTATTGGCGGATTAATTGGCGGAATAATTCTCTCTGTTACAGCAGTTTTCTTGATGTTTGAGGCTGTTTTAAAACTTCTGGAAAGCAAGCCATATTTGATTTCAGAGTGGGAGTTTGCTGGTTTTATAGCCATCGCCTACACTTTCTGCATAGACATATTAAGAGTTACAATGTTGCATAAGACAGAACATGAAAGTGTAACGGTTAAAGCGGGACTCTACCATGCTCTAGCAGATTTAGGGTCAACACTCATCGCGTTTCTCGGATTTGGACTGGCAACGATAGGAATTTTCCTCGGCGACGCGCTAGCTTCCATGGTTCTTAGCGCTATAATAGGATACTTAAGCGTCAGATTAATCTGGAGCAGTGGAATGGAGTTAAGCGATGCAATATCAGGGGACGTTGCAACAAAAGTTAGGAAAGAAATACTCAGCATAAAAGGAGTCTGCAAATGCGAGAACTTGAGAGTCAGAAGGGTAGGCGAGAAAACCTTTGTGGAAGCTACGGTGCAAGTGCCAGATTACATGAGTCTAGAAGAAGCGCACGCACTAGCCTCAAAGATAGAAACAGATATCAAAGGCTCTCTGGGAAATGCAGATGTCACAATTCACATTGAACCATTAGAAGCAGAAGGACGAACTGAAAAGCTTGTGGAGAAATTGGCAACCGAAGTTGAAGGTGTAAAGGAAGCTCATGAAATAAATGTAACATGCACTAGAGGAAGACTGTACATAACATTGCATGCGCAAGTAGACCCAACGATGTCCATCGAAAAATCCCATGAAATAGCGGATAAAATTGAACAAAAAGTTAGTAAAGGAATACGGGATGTTAAAAACATAACTGTTCACATAGAACCATTTGACGCTGAATTGCGGAAAGGCTCTGCAGTAGACGAGAATGAAATAAAAGAAATTGTTTATCATGCTATGGATAAGTATAAGCAAACTTTTGAAATTAAAAAAATAGTGACTTACGTGGCTGAAAAAAGACGTTACATAAACATAGACTGCAGTTTCAGCGGCAAACCGTCAATAAAAGATGCGCATGAACTCGCTTCTTATATTGAAGAAAAATTGAAGGAAAAATTTGCGGAAACAATAGTCACCGTTCACATAGAACCAGAGAAAAAATAAGAAACTATGGAAGTTCAATTTCGTTTATCAAATGTAAGTCGTCCAAGCTGTTCATTTTAATTTTTTTGTCAGACACGGTGTAAAGTGTTTCCTCGATGTAAAATATTCGCTTCACCCAGTAACTAGGAGCCCATACATCCATCCCTACAGATAAGTGAGTAATATTTCCTCTAAGCATAAAACCTTCAAGAGACACGCTAAACACGTAAGCACCTTGCCACACTGGTTCTCCTAATGCCCAAGGAGGTACACCGCCGGGATATTCGCTTTCATCTATTTCTGCAACTAAAACGGGTATAGCTAGAAGATTTTTTGACTTATCAAAAAGAAACGCTTTATGATCGCTCAGAACCGGTGAATCTGATCCCCTATCACCAATCGTGTAGTTTGCTATTTGTTTTGGATTGTTGACGTCGGTGACGTCAAAGAGGGATATTTTTACTCCTTGATACCATGCAAAGTCTCCTTCGTCTGCTTCGACTGTATGTTTGCCTATACCGATTAGATGTGTTTCATCATAAGGATGCAGATAATCTGAGTACCCAGGAATGTGCAGTTCTCCTAGAACTGAGGGGTTGGTTGGTTGGCTTAAGTCTATCACGAACAAGGGGTCAGTTTTTTTGAAAGTTACAAAATAAGCTCTATTGCCCATGAATCTGGCGGAATGGAAGTTTTCACCAAGTGCAAGCCCTTCCAGTTTTCCAACTACGCTTAGATTCATGTCTAGCACGTAGAGGTTTGTTTGCGTTGTCCAGTTCTGTGTCCACGACGTTGTTTCGATTCTGAAATAGTCGCTGTATTCATCCATTGAAAATTGGTTGCGTTCATGCCCTGGCACTGTTCCTCTGGCTTCGCATGTCATATTACTACCTTGTACACGTATTCGGTAGATAGTGGTGTTGCCATTCCAGTCCCAGCCTCGATATGTCACATATATGTTATTGAGTGAGACATACATGTTGCATGTGCCACCAAGCATTAGTGTCAAATAAACTGGTGATTCCGTTATGTTTTGCATGTTCATAGCAAAGAATGTTGTATACTGATAATATTCATCAGTTCCATTGAAGTATCGGATTTCAGTAGGAGCAATCCGTATGATTTTACCGTCAGAGCTAATTTCTGGAAGGAAAAGCGTTTCATTAATCAAATAAGCTGCTTCACTGACGACGAAGTAGACATAGTCGCCAATCATTCTGGAGTTGAAGTAGCTACCTGAAATGACAAGGTCGCGCAAGAGTATTGGATTGTCAGGATTTTCGACATCGTATACTTTCACGAAGGTCTTGATATCAACAACGTAATATTTATCGTAAACTAGTGGAAAGTGATATTCTGACCCTAAAACCGCTAACTTGTCGCCGTTGACAAAAAGTCCAACAGGATATAGATTCTCAAAGGTTATTTTTGAAACTATTTTAGCCTGCGTGGGAGGATAAGCTCTCAGGATATAAACCGCATTACCAGACAAAGTGTACATATAACCCCTATCGTCAACTTTTACAACGTCTGCTTCATCTACTCCAGCAACTTGAATGTTTGTGGTTGAATGCGAAGGAGCAGCACTT contains these protein-coding regions:
- a CDS encoding cation diffusion facilitator family transporter — encoded protein: MEKHNQKLLILKISTVAIMSVVFVEVILGFIVGSLAILSDGAHALLDAISMFVLVIATRASLKPPDEEHMYGHEKIEPIGGLIGGIILSVTAVFLMFEAVLKLLESKPYLISEWEFAGFIAIAYTFCIDILRVTMLHKTEHESVTVKAGLYHALADLGSTLIAFLGFGLATIGIFLGDALASMVLSAIIGYLSVRLIWSSGMELSDAISGDVATKVRKEILSIKGVCKCENLRVRRVGEKTFVEATVQVPDYMSLEEAHALASKIETDIKGSLGNADVTIHIEPLEAEGRTEKLVEKLATEVEGVKEAHEINVTCTRGRLYITLHAQVDPTMSIEKSHEIADKIEQKVSKGIRDVKNITVHIEPFDAELRKGSAVDENEIKEIVYHAMDKYKQTFEIKKIVTYVAEKRRYINIDCSFSGKPSIKDAHELASYIEEKLKEKFAETIVTVHIEPEKK
- a CDS encoding beta-propeller domain-containing protein; this encodes MESKIKKQALIYGLAAILLASILTAVILNIIIPFKYTPGAPPISAPQSPLLSSFQSEEELKNFLRINSRNQAPFWIYGSADARFTNSLGILSESGIVKSAAPSHSTTNIQVAGVDEADVVKVDDRGYMYTLSGNAVYILRAYPPTQAKIVSKITFENLYPVGLFVNGDKLAVLGSEYHFPLVYDKYYVVDIKTFVKVYDVENPDNPILLRDLVISGSYFNSRMIGDYVYFVVSEAAYLINETLFLPEISSDGKIIRIAPTEIRYFNGTDEYYQYTTFFAMNMQNITESPVYLTLMLGGTCNMYVSLNNIYVTYRGWDWNGNTTIYRIRVQGSNMTCEARGTVPGHERNQFSMDEYSDYFRIETTSWTQNWTTQTNLYVLDMNLSVVGKLEGLALGENFHSARFMGNRAYFVTFKKTDPLFVIDLSQPTNPSVLGELHIPGYSDYLHPYDETHLIGIGKHTVEADEGDFAWYQGVKISLFDVTDVNNPKQIANYTIGDRGSDSPVLSDHKAFLFDKSKNLLAIPVLVAEIDESEYPGGVPPWALGEPVWQGAYVFSVSLEGFMLRGNITHLSVGMDVWAPSYWVKRIFYIEETLYTVSDKKIKMNSLDDLHLINEIELP
- the asnS gene encoding asparagine--tRNA ligase, whose product is MSVSDILDGKLTEKEVEIKGWLVTKRSGGGVQFLMVRDGTGTIQATVHKDEVSKKVFSDADKLTQESSIIIKGVVKEDKRAPGGYEIRIKDLQIIHLAEPEYPLGKKEHGIDFLLGFRQLWVRSPRQVAILKVRAEIVKACRDFLDERGFTLTDSPILTPAAVEGVATLFEVPYFGDKAFLTQSGQLYVEATIAAFGKVYCFGPTFRAEKSKTPRHLTEFWMLEPEMAFYTFEDNLKLQEELVTYIVKTVLEKRKRELEALKRDLKPLEKVEPPFERISYTEAIEMLQKAKCPIQWGEDLGAPHERFISLKFEKPVFVHRYPAKVKAFYMQPDPKNPEVALCADLMAPEGYGEIIGGSERIHDLKLLEQRIEEFGLPKKAYEWYLDLRRYGSVPHSGFGLGLERTVMWICKLKHIREAIPFPRTITRIYP